Proteins encoded in a region of the Quercus lobata isolate SW786 chromosome 8, ValleyOak3.0 Primary Assembly, whole genome shotgun sequence genome:
- the LOC115955936 gene encoding chromatin remodeling protein EBS-like yields MAKTKPGKKDLDSYTIKGTNKIVRPGDCVLMRPSDSDKPPYVARVEKIEADHRNNVKVRVRWYYRPEESIGGRRQFHGAKELFLSDHYDVQSAHTIEGKCIVHSFKNYTKLENVGAEDYFCRFEYKAATGGFTPDRVAVYCKCEMPYNPDDLMVQCEGCKDWFHPSCMGMTIEEAKKLDHFLCSDCSSDDDAKRSLNVFPVSPSVEAKVEPKRRKR; encoded by the exons ATGGCCAAGACCAAACCTGGCAAAAAGGACCTCGATTCTTACACTATCAAAGGCACCAACAAAATCGTCAGac CTGGTGATTGTGTGTTGATGCGACCATCGGACTCCGATAAGCCTCCATATGTGGCGCGTGTGGAGAAGATCGAAGCAGATCACCGCAACAACGTGAAGGTTAGAGTCCGATGGTATTATCGGCCGGAGGAGTCGATCGGAGGGCGGAGACAGTTCCATGGGGCCAAGGAGCTGTTTCTATCAGACCACTATGATGTTCAGAGTGCACACACTATTGAGGGCAAGTGTATAGTACACTCCTTCAAGAACTATACTAAGCTTGAGAATGTTGGAGCTGAGGATTACTTTTGTAGGTTTGAGTACAAGGCTGCTACTGGAGGGTTCACCCCAGACCGTGTGGCTGT gTATTGCAAGTGTGAGATGCCATATAACCCGGACGACCTAATGGTGCAGTGTGAGGGATGCAAGGACTG GTTTCATCCTTCTTGTATGGGTATGACCATCGAAGAAGCCAAAAAATTGGATCATTTTCTGTGTTCTGACTGTTCATCTGATGATGATGCCAAAAGATCCTTAAATGTTTTCCCTGTATCACCATCTGTTGAGGCTAAG GTGGAGCCAAAGCGCAGGAAGAGATGA